From the genome of Neisseria lisongii, one region includes:
- the prmA gene encoding 50S ribosomal protein L11 methyltransferase — protein MSYQQITIPVNDTVAERLADALMEHGALSAAIEDAYAGTENEQAIFGEPGMPTEQIWQQSKVIALFGGEDDAAAIVRQAAAACGLGELPCHSEILEEQDWVRLTQAQFDPIQISDRLWITPSWHEVPDADAVNLQLDPGLAFGTGSHPTTRLCLQWLDNELKGGESVLDYGCGSGILAIAALKLGAGSAVGVDIDEQAIRASNDNAAQNNVAAQFHLPDSLPEGQFDVVVANILANPLRMLGEMLANRTKTGGRIVLSGLLDEQITELSDIYAQWFDMQPAQTEDGWARLSGIKR, from the coding sequence ATGTCTTACCAACAAATTACCATCCCCGTCAACGACACCGTTGCCGAACGCCTTGCCGATGCCCTGATGGAACACGGCGCACTCTCCGCCGCCATCGAAGACGCTTACGCCGGCACGGAAAACGAACAGGCGATTTTCGGCGAACCGGGTATGCCGACCGAACAAATCTGGCAACAAAGCAAAGTTATCGCCCTTTTCGGCGGCGAAGACGATGCCGCCGCCATCGTCCGCCAAGCCGCCGCAGCCTGCGGATTGGGCGAACTTCCCTGCCACAGCGAAATTCTCGAAGAACAAGATTGGGTACGCCTGACCCAAGCCCAGTTTGACCCGATCCAAATCTCCGACCGCCTGTGGATTACCCCCTCATGGCACGAAGTACCCGATGCCGATGCCGTCAATCTCCAACTCGACCCCGGCCTCGCCTTCGGCACCGGAAGCCACCCGACCACCCGCCTCTGCCTGCAATGGCTGGACAACGAGCTTAAAGGCGGCGAAAGCGTTTTAGACTACGGCTGCGGTTCCGGCATTCTCGCCATCGCCGCCCTCAAACTCGGCGCAGGTTCCGCCGTCGGTGTCGATATTGACGAACAGGCCATCCGTGCCAGCAACGACAACGCCGCCCAAAACAACGTCGCCGCACAATTCCACCTGCCCGACAGCCTGCCCGAAGGCCAATTCGATGTCGTCGTCGCCAACATTCTCGCCAACCCGCTGCGTATGCTCGGCGAAATGCTCGCCAACCGCACCAAAACCGGAGGCCGCATCGTCCTCTCCGGCCTGTTGGACGAACAAATCACCGAACTGAGCGACATCTACGCCCAATGGTTCGACATGCAGCCCGCCCAAACCGAAGACGGCTGGGCCCGCCTGAGCGGTATCAAACGCTGA
- the queA gene encoding tRNA preQ1(34) S-adenosylmethionine ribosyltransferase-isomerase QueA: MNIADFDFELPDELIAQYPPEVRGSSRLLVALPSLPIRDAAFADVADYVAAGDVLVFNNTKVMKARLFGQKASGGKIEALIERVLDEHTALAHIRSSKSPKPGTELIFEGGVQAVMLERAGELFCLRFAGSESVYRLLEENGRLPLPPYIERAADDEDDSRYQTVYAKYQGAVAAPTAGLHFTEELLAKLAAKGVEMAEVTLHVGAGTFQPVRVENIADHKMHSEWFDVPQSVVDKIEAAQSRGNKIWAVGTTSMRALESAARAEGRLKAGQGDTDIFITPGYRFKVVDRLITNFHLPKSTLLMLVSALSGMEHIRNVYRHAVEQQYRFFSYGDAMILGRAEE, encoded by the coding sequence ATGAATATTGCCGATTTTGATTTTGAATTGCCTGATGAATTGATTGCCCAATATCCGCCAGAAGTGCGGGGCAGCAGCCGTTTGCTGGTGGCCTTGCCGTCGCTTCCGATTCGGGATGCGGCGTTTGCCGATGTTGCCGATTATGTGGCGGCGGGCGATGTGTTGGTGTTTAACAATACCAAGGTGATGAAGGCACGCTTATTCGGGCAGAAGGCAAGCGGCGGTAAAATCGAGGCGTTGATTGAGCGGGTGTTGGACGAGCATACGGCGCTGGCGCATATCCGTTCGTCCAAGTCGCCGAAACCGGGGACGGAGCTGATTTTTGAGGGCGGCGTGCAGGCGGTGATGCTGGAGCGGGCGGGGGAACTGTTTTGCCTGCGTTTTGCGGGCAGCGAATCGGTGTATCGTTTGTTGGAGGAAAACGGCCGCCTTCCGCTACCGCCTTATATCGAGCGTGCCGCCGATGATGAGGACGACAGCCGTTATCAGACGGTGTATGCCAAATATCAGGGGGCGGTGGCTGCGCCGACGGCGGGTCTGCATTTTACTGAGGAACTGCTGGCGAAGCTGGCGGCAAAAGGCGTGGAAATGGCGGAGGTAACGCTGCATGTCGGTGCGGGAACATTCCAGCCGGTGCGGGTGGAGAATATTGCCGACCATAAAATGCACAGCGAATGGTTTGATGTGCCGCAGTCGGTGGTGGACAAAATCGAGGCGGCGCAGAGTCGGGGAAACAAAATCTGGGCAGTCGGAACAACATCCATGCGTGCCTTGGAATCCGCCGCCCGTGCCGAAGGCCGTCTGAAAGCGGGGCAGGGCGATACGGATATTTTTATCACGCCGGGCTACCGTTTCAAAGTGGTTGATCGTTTGATTACCAATTTCCACTTGCCGAAATCCACGCTGCTGATGCTGGTCAGCGCATTATCGGGCATGGAACACATCCGCAACGTTTACCGCCATGCGGTCGAACAGCAATACCGTTTCTTCAGCTATGGCGATGCGATGATTTTGGGCAGGGCGGAAGAATAA
- a CDS encoding IS110 family transposase produces the protein MQDRFMMSTQNYGGIDIAKRNFVIGITSSKKTKTETNNQKGFLHTIEYLKKHQVSLVVMESTGGLEIPLAKALHRAGFKVIIANPRQTHQFAQSQSLTKTDAADAKMLAFYAQVITQKPDWERQLYTPPSEAEEILEALISRRTQLVEMRSAEKNRLQQVHETQIQSVEALIAHFDILIAALDKQIEEHNDTHFGDKSSLLQSIKGIGPTTAATLCAMLPELGRVSHKQIAGLVGVAPYVKESGTMKFKSRCFGGRSAVRKTLYMAAMVAAHYEPRIKDFYQRLRLRGKPYKVAVTACMRKLLTILNAMMRDRLAAVSAV, from the coding sequence TACGGCGGTATCGACATCGCCAAACGAAACTTCGTTATCGGCATCACGTCTTCCAAAAAGACCAAAACCGAGACCAACAACCAAAAAGGCTTTCTCCACACCATCGAATACCTGAAAAAACATCAGGTCTCACTGGTTGTGATGGAAAGCACCGGCGGACTGGAAATCCCATTGGCCAAAGCACTGCACCGGGCAGGATTCAAAGTCATCATTGCCAATCCCCGTCAGACGCACCAATTCGCACAGTCGCAATCACTCACCAAAACCGATGCGGCCGATGCCAAAATGTTGGCGTTTTACGCACAGGTAATCACACAAAAGCCCGATTGGGAACGGCAGCTCTATACGCCGCCGAGTGAGGCAGAAGAAATCCTCGAAGCCTTAATCAGCCGCCGCACTCAACTGGTTGAAATGCGCAGTGCCGAAAAAAACCGTTTGCAGCAGGTACATGAAACACAGATTCAAAGTGTTGAAGCACTGATCGCACATTTCGACATACTGATTGCTGCTTTGGACAAACAGATCGAAGAACATAACGACACTCATTTTGGCGACAAAAGCAGTCTGCTGCAAAGCATCAAAGGTATCGGTCCGACCACTGCGGCGACCTTATGTGCGATGTTGCCGGAATTGGGCAGAGTATCGCATAAACAGATTGCCGGTTTGGTAGGTGTCGCCCCTTATGTGAAAGAAAGCGGCACAATGAAGTTTAAAAGCCGCTGTTTCGGCGGGCGCAGTGCTGTACGCAAAACGCTGTATATGGCGGCGATGGTGGCGGCACACTACGAACCGAGGATTAAGGACTTCTACCAACGTCTGCGTTTGCGGGGTAAGCCGTACAAAGTGGCGGTAACGGCCTGTATGCGTAAGCTGCTGACGATTCTGAATGCGATGATGCGGGATCGTTTGGCGGCAGTGAGTGCTGTTTGA